The segment AAATTTAGTTGATTTTGCAACAATTGAAATGACAtccaacaatatatatatatttttttaataaaacacaatcaagaatgtaaaaaaataattgaaatttttttgcattttttttataaaaatgatatttgcaTTCTTGAGTAGACATGAAACATATGCATCTATATCAATCACTATATTATGCAATTTCAAGTTTGCAAACACATATAGTATGATCAAATCACTACactactttgttttttttttttttttttttttgtttataaaatagaatactaaagattacaattttttacaagaattattgatttttttttatacatcaaTAGTTGGGGGTGGGACGATTTGATCCTTTGATGTCAAAACACGAGAAGGTGCcaaccaattgagttacaaggctcttgataacaaatattgaaatattggaaGAAACTAATAACAAGTGGCACTGCACATTGTATAGTAACTCAACTAGTTGTTCCAACTATAACTACTTTTGAAGCATGGCCTTGATTTAAACAACATATGTCCAATGAATCTAGTGAACAATTCACCTTAACACCTATATTTCTATGTCTATGTGCAATTTGATCTACACAATCACTAAATATTGCATCTATACATAGTATCCCTCAATCTTGGGGTAAAACTgctgaaaaatgaagaaatagcATCTTTAAATGTACGTGTTCTACAAATGTGGTAAAAGCTACACTACAAAAAACATGTTCTTAAGCCACgtttttaaaaaacgcggctacagCTTTTCCTTTGAGCCGCGTTTTTCAAGAACGCGGCTCCACCCCTggtcctatagccgcgtttactaAACGCAATTATAGACTAGCACTGAAACCGCGTTTTGCCTAGGTGAGGCTGCGTTTAGCTCCCTAGGACTGAAGCCGCTTTTTTAAAACCGAGGCTTTAATCCcatctagggtttttttttttttttttttttttttgtagtataGCTTGAGCTGCGTTTAATAAACGTAGCTTCAAAGATGCTTTAGAGCTGCCAACATTTGAAGATTATCAAGTAATCTATATTAAGAAATTCCTTGATTCTTTTGCGGTAAAACTCTAGAGATAAGATTGTAGCCAATGACAATTGTGTGTTGTTTAACGGAACTTgttatttagagaaaaaaaaatgttaatataaTACATGTTTATCAATGTCGATCAAAAGATGCAAAAGATGCAGAAATTTcatcttaaataataataaaaaaaaggataagaCTTTGACAtgagtgttaattttttattttaatttttttaagagcgTGAGTGTCAATCTAATTCTCGGAGTTTTAGTTTGAACAATTAACCTCCCaaacatttttattaaagtGTAACAAATTTAATCATGTActatgtgtatatgtatattgtGATAACGAAtaatgatattttaaaaattattagagATATGACAAAATTAAGTGCGCATCATGCAAACCATGGGCCAAAGATTTGGTTAAAAAGACTGGGTTAAATGCTCAATGCATATCATGAAATTAGATATCTTAGACTTGTACAAAAAGTTTTTTACTAAACTTTAACAAAGAGGAAAAATTCTTAAGTACTCCCAAAATACGGAAAAAtagtattttctcttttcataTTTATGATGGACTTACTGTGAATATGAGAGAAGAAAGTATTATTCTCCGTACTTtgagaaaatctaaaaattacttaaaagaaagtaTCAACAAGATGATTAATTTGACACAAATATATGATCCGCTCATTTgaatggaaaacttttttttccctatttggTATGGAGGAAAACATATTCTATggttaacaaaataaaatgagtcCAATGGTAACTTGTcagttctctttttctctctacaCACCACTGATCGTCAGTGAACAACTTTGCCAATCATtgactttttcctttttctttttcttttttcttttttctttttttctccttctcttttgCTCAAACCAATTACTTCTTCACATAATTTTTTCCGTGTAGATTCCAAATATGGGGCTTGTTTTCCTATTTGATGCTCccaaaagtttatatatatatatatttaaatgtttTCTCAACATGTTTCATTATTAAAAGTTTTGTTCATATAATTgtttgaaattataaaaaatagtaatgaATTTCATTTTAGTCAAACAATAAACAATGTTTTCTGATTCATTTTTAAGGTTGTAAcaaaacacatgaaaatatgtcaattttacattaaaaaaaaaaatcaaaaaacatttCTTAAGAAGAAAAGCAAGAAATAGAAACAAAAGTTTCCTTCAAACTAGATTGAATgaatattttccaattttttaagTGGTGGTTCATAAAATCATTCAcatatataaaatcataatgttcattaaatcatttaaacaagtcacatgacTATGAAGTAAATTATGTGACTAAAAATACACATAAATACTTATTTAACTTGTCACATTTCGAACCGATTtagagagaaatgagaaataatatttatagattaatgatttatattgaaaatacaaaaaactatattaatatctacattttttttaaatgtgtaaaaaataaaaaataaaaatcccatAAAAATCAAAAGGGGAAAGGATGAACAACCTCATTGccatccaaaagaaaaaaaataataataataataataacagtgAAAAACAGAAACTCCACCATCCATCAGACAGAAGGACGAAAGCAATGTCATTTGGACTTGACCAAATCAAGTGGCTCTAGAGTACTGAATACAGGCTATACAGCCCCCTACAGGCCCCACCTTTTTACCTAAAATACtacattttttctttcattatatTCGTGTAATCCACGTTCCTATTACTGAGAGTACAGTAATACTGAAGTCACTCACTCTAAGCATGTAAAACATTGTAGCCTATGATCCCACAAACTCCCCAAAGTTTCCGCAACTTTGTCTCACCCATCatcagacacacacacacatgtactGAGCGCGTGATCCACAGACACTCTTACACACATGTCAGCACACGCACGCGTGTGTTGTCCTCACTCGTGCGCGGTCTTATTCAAAGCCAGTGGGACCCAAACTGAGTTCTCTTTGGTTTGCTTtgcttatcttttctttttctctttatttctttctcacaGTTTTTGTTCGTGCAGAGCTGTGATTGCATGTGGGCCCCACATAATTGTCGTCGTTTGTTAATCTCAGCTGTACTATTTTGCTAGTTGCAACTTTGCCACAGTGCCACTCTCTCACAGTCTCCCTCGTCATAGGGAAGAGAGGCCCGCAATTCACTCCGTGATTAGGAACATCTCTAACCTCTATACCCTAATCCTTAAGCCACTTCCCCTTTGTGTCTCCTCTCAAAGAGCTAACTTGGGTCCTTTACTCCTTTTACCTTTGTTTTGAGAAGACAATTCCAATGCATGTGTAGTCTATATTCTCGATGATAATTAATACAAGTACAATAGTGGTTTAAAGAATCATTTGTTTGTACAGTTGATTTTGAAGATGTGTATTTgtcaggagagagagagagttaatcAGGGGATAGCGTGGTGTCAACTAGTAAGATTATGATGATTTAGTGAGAAATCGAGTTTACTTTATCAAAAgcaagaaaatgatattttgggCAATTTTTCAACCCATGTCttgtctttttattaatttccctttttttatggTTGTTTTAGGCAGTTATTGATAGAGAGCCGTTTTCTTGAATTTTGTTATCTTGTTAAATATTTACTTtgtcaaaagtaaaaaaattatattgacaATTTTTCAATGCATGCCTTGtcttcttattaattttcttttttatggttGTTTTAGGCCGTTATTAATAGAAAATTGGTTCCttgaattttgttattttgttaaatGATGAGTAATGATTTGTAAATGCTAGAGTTGATTTTGAAGCATAAAGGTCGTTTCTTTATTGGCTTCTCATGCTGAGAGTTGATGCCAATTATTAGGTACAATATTTGATGAGCTAAATTTTGTAGAGTCGATGATCTAGAGTAAGCGAAAGAGCTCTACATTAACAGAGTTGATTGAGTAAATGAAATCTAACCAAGTTAAGTGGATGACGTCTTCTCTTTTAAGCTTACCCATGTCAAGAGTCTTGTGACCTAATGATATCGtctaatttttcttattataagAACTTTGATTTGAATCCATTCTCTTTcacttattaattaaataataataattagtggTTTGAAGAGACTAAGATTTTAggtttttaatggaaaataaaCTATTATTCATACaaattttgtccataaaatACCTGTTTAGAAAtggtaagaaatataaaattggagGGAAAAAAACGAGATAATACAAGAAGTGTGATTCAACATGATTTTAAGAGTTAGATATTTTAATGTTATCtaagaaagaaaacattatATGTACAGAATTTAAGTTGAAGGtatgtttagaaaaaaaaagggggggggagggggggagtGTGTGGCATCTTCTTCTCCCTCTGTCCAAATATAGGCAAATCTCTCCCCATCATTTTTTTGAGATCACAATCATTATATTGTACAATCTTTTGCTTTCAatattgttttttactttttgtaagTTAATATAATGACTTACCTCTTCATCTTTTgtgttcttttcttcttgtttttcttttcttgcgtGGGGAACCTtatgtattgttttttttttttaaagctatcttcttttctctcccaaataAAAGGTGAAGCCTGTGAAGGGTGCTCCTTGCACCTTGCTTGTGTAAAGTATGACATTATAATGATTgtctacaaaaaattaaaaccaaaagaaTACTGGGATTGATTCAAATCGTATAGAAGCCCCTCCCCTTGATAATCATTGAATTCAACTTGCTAAAAAGTGCTCCCAAAATCTTAAAATCCGCAATATTCACTCACTGCATTGAACTAAACCAAACAACTTCCAATTTAAAAGGATCGTagttatctctaaaaaaaagatcATAGTTATACTCTAAACCAATAAATGATATATTGTGGAGAATTATACCTTTTATTGGGTAAAGATACCACATGATCCGAAACAAGAAATGGTttaaagcttctttttttttttttttcattggaagAGTCCTTTACATCTAACACTAGAGTTGGCCAAATCCTAAATCTTTTTCCTAAAATGAGATGAAATACGATTAGGTTACAATCCATTGATCAATACCTTCTTGAgttctatataatttttactttctttccGGGGGAATAAAAGTATAGAACTATTGAAATGCCATGTTGCTTAGTGCTCACGTTTGCTTTCTCATAATTAGTTATGATACAAACAGGATTTAAGTCACAAATTTGATAACTCTTCCATCATGATAAACTAGATGCATGCATAAAGCTAAATCTATATTGATTTTAGTTTTGAGTAATGTTacaaacacaaattattttacaaactgaTAATGTAATAAGTGATTTATGGTAAATGAAAAGAAGTGTTAGTAATGAACTCAAATGAGAACCAGTATAAATTTGCctcatcaataatttataaaaatgttgtaaattaGTTTGTGACGGTAGCAGtatttgttttataaatattttgtaattcaaCTAATATCTTTgatatttcaaacaaaaatatccATAATTCAAaccattttttcctcttttaaaaaaattgtcataagAGACAATGgaattccttttctttctttacccCAAAAAGAAATCATAATTTCAAGAATGCCCTTgctgttgtaacttgtaagaaCTGTAATACCATTGAGAGAGGTCCCGTTCCTTTCGTTATTTGTAGTTTTGTACcgtacaataataataataataaagcaaaaGGCAGTAATCCTAAATTGGGGGAAAGACCAATATTGGGATCATGGCCAAATTGTTTGATGTTTCTCATTTTGTTCGTTtttaatcattataaataagtACCTTTCCTTTCTTCTGTCACAAAACAGCCTTAAATCTTTAAAAAAGTTAAACTTTGATGGACACTTTTTACTTATGAAGCAGTGTTACGTATATAGACACGAGTAACAAGaataatatttgaaaaattataatatgataatGTCGGTATGATACCAATATAATACGACTACAATATCTTAAATAAACTGTCTATACTtctcttagtattttttttttttaccgattCATCCATATTTAGGCTGTCAAGGTATGTGGCTCTGTTTTTGGGTAACATTTTTTCTCATACATTCCCGCTCCAAATTCCAATCCTTACAGTTTAATCATATGAAATGatgttaaattaaaaaaaaaaacgtttctAAGTACTAGGGCACtgtggtttcaaaaaaaaaaagtactaggGCACTGTTATTTACTCAATGAAACCAGAAATCTGCACTGGCTGTCATTCTGTTTGAATGGAGTCAGTGTGAGCAGGAAATATTGGGTACTTTGTTGGATTGGGCAGGAGAAGAATAcagaaataattaaatattgattTCACCCAATTTAATGGTATTAACATTTCTACCGACAACTCTATATCTACCGGTAAGTCCTGTCATATCGTACAACACAGATGAAATCCcatggaagaaaataaaatatttcaaacaaaatatcacacaatttttttttcataacttatTGCATAATTATTGAGTAGTatgttactattattattttttattattattatagaagtAGTATGTTATTATTGGTACATAATAAATATAGAATTGTTTGTCTTAATTGATATTACATTGTTTATAATAAGAATATTTGCACTCTATCATTGTGCACCTTTGGTATAGTGGTTGTATGGAACTGTGATACCTAGACCCATTTGGGCCTTAGGTTCTGACTCAGCAGTGCGGCCCATTGCCCCAACCCGAACCTACAATAGCCACGGGCCCAAGTTTCGTGCTGCTCAAAGGCCTGGAGAGTAGACAATCTACATTAACACACACCCTGTTTTGCCACCTGGTCCTTACTCGGTGAACCCTCCTCGAACAAGAAGAAAGGTGTTCGGGTACACCATCCCTTATATGCCTGGCAGTGCTTCGGGGAACATCATTGTCGAGCATACCTACTAGAGTGAGAACCAGTTCCAAGGCCACTCTCACCTCACCCCACTCCCATCTAAACACCCACTTACGATTAACGATATTGGACCTCCTATTGCACTAACTTTGAAAACAATTATAATCTCTCCACTAATGATtggctataaatatgagaagttgAAGGAGGAAAAGGGGTTGGAAAAGCTTGTAAAAAAACCGAGAATAAGAGGGAGGCGAGTGAACCAGAGTGATAGAAATACAATTTCGGTGAGTCTTTGTGATAAAAACAACCCAACGTAGGAAATCCAAGCCCACtttacaaatagattgtgagtcCGAGTGAGACCTAGCCCAATAGACTCATTTTTGGCGCGCACAGTGGTAATCCTACAAATATAAGCGCTTATGAGGCGTGGATCTAAGAGACGAAGTTCAAGTTTACAGAAGAGAGTTTCCCACACGTATACACAGAGTTTAGGATAGGgtataatttttatcttataaaagaattaaagaataTTTGCACTCTTTTACATGGTACCTCATTTGGGCTCATCATAACATAAACAATAACTCTATTAATTCACCTAGTTTTACacacttttataatatattaatgtGTTAAATTGTGATTGGTACGTGACAAAAATAATTCCCTCGTTAGCAATTAACAATGGATTATAGTCAAAGATGAGtaagtagggaaaaaaaaagagctaagAGAATTTCAAAAAATGACTAACAATAttatagaatttttatcttgtaaaaaaacaaaatatacatacatatatatatatatatatatatttgtgctTATTTACATGTACTTCATTTGGGCTCATCATAACATAAACTACAACTCCATTGATTCATCTagttttacacaattttataatatattaatgtGTTAAATTGCGATTGGTACGTGGCAAAAGTAATTCCCTTGTCTGCATAGAGAATTTCAAAAACAACTAACAATACTATCTAAATTCTTCAATTTTGCTATAGGCACTCACATTCGCACTCTTTTGCATGGCATTGGCACCTCGTTTGGGCTCACCATAACACAAACAACAACTTTGTTGATTCATCTagttttatacacaattttataatatatttaggTGTCAAGATATTTACGACCGTTTACCTTAATTCTCGATTGAAATCCCTTCTTTTCAGTTCACAGGCATTGACAAGGGGCCCTCTGGATATTCTTAGGTTTACTTTCATTTATATACGATAAATAATCACGTCATAACAATTATAGTTTAATGGTAAAAGCGAGATTCATCCAAAATTCttccaaaattaattatttgatcCTCTTATTATTGTAACACAAAAGcgtgaaaagaaaaggaatgtgaattttaggattaaaaaaatacatcttGATGGCTCTAGTTAATGTATATCTTTAGGACATACATTCACCatctattttggaaaaaaatttatgaagaactgaaaattttgtaaaaacagttaattattttttcataaatttttttttaaataatttattaatatattctCAAAGTACATACGTTTATAAAACCCTATTATAAATTCTTACCCTACTTTTCTTTATAGCCTAGTCAAAGTGGGATCTACCTTCATCTACCCCCATTCTTATTTCTGTTATCCTATCACTGCAAAGGCGGTGAATGGTGTACCGATTGTCCttgttttgttaaattattgagGACAAGACGTAGAACAACCATTCACGAGGTCATATTGTATTGTATAGATGAATTtgaacaccaaaaaaaaaaaaaaaaaagaagagagagagactgaaatTCATCAGTGTCGATTATTCGCAATGATTTTTGAAAAgattgtttatactttatactttTCAAATTccattctaaaattttatctcATTTTCACAAGATTGACACCCAATTTAAGAGAATTACATCATGTACTCTCTATTATCTAAATCAAATGTTAAATGAAATGAATATGGggatttttcatttcatttagtGTGGGTAATTTTGTCATTACACCTTATTTCTACCTCATTTTatctttaatttaaataatgggGAAAACTGATATAATTCTCTCATTTTATCTTAgcattggtggtgctaaaaagtcatattgctatttttagtaCCACCAATCTTAAAAAGCATACTGTAATGGTGGAGGGAAAGCCAAAAAATTTAGTTGTTGAGCTACAATGCATAGCGAAAAATGACAGTATATTGTAGCTAAGAtggtaaaaaaaacaatattttatttaaatttatattattctatTGTGTTAATGGTTGTGACTATTGTTTAttgtaataaatatattattttattgtgttaaatgctaaaataaaatcactgatgttgagtgttttgtaaagtgaaatgataaaatagataaaatagttttttgtggtgtcaaattgctaaatttttggcATCACCAATACTAATACTCTAAATGAGGTGCAAATTTAGTGGGGGAAAAGGATAATTTCTCCACCAATTTCGAAACACAAGCAAATTTTATATACACCAAGTGTGTGTTATTCCCTAAGTATTGCTAATATCATCTTTCACAAAATGATGCCCTAATCCAGAACTCCTTAATTAACGCAATAAACATTCTCATAGATTTTTGAAGCCCCCATTCCATTTAACAAAAGCCTCTCAAAAGCTATTCACATGCTTATTGAATTGACCTATAAAAATCATTATTCAATCTCActgttttttttaatcaatgtcCTATGGGCTAAAGCAATTATACAAAGCTCATCTATAAGATTTAAACAATGTACGATTCTCTTCTCTATGACTCTCTCTAAGATAGTGCTCTTATATATGTGGAGAGGAAGATTTTACGGGTCAAGTTCAATTTCTTAATTCTAAAAGGTTGAGGGGTCAAATGTATTTTATTATCcaataacaaaacaaagaaaacgtGTCTTTCGCACAGAGCTTGCAAACAAAGTggttattaaattttcaattggtGCCAAGAAACAAACCAACAGCTTATCTTAGCACCAACTGATCTTGACAGATAGTGGCTAGCCAGGTGTCAAACTTGGACCCTTGTTTGGTCCAGGGTCGGTACACACCACCTCTCTAGCTCAGCCTCAGTCTCGGACCACACACTGTACCTCATGGTCCCCTGTAGAGAAAATTTTCCTCTTTGGGTTAATTGTATTTTGTCTTTAACTTGTAGTATGGTACAATTATAACGTCCCTTGAACTTCAAAAATACTTTGagcaatgttttttttttggtagaaaaaaaaatttaggtgaTGGGAGGCCACTCTATACTATCTAGGTAAGTCATATGCTTCAAAGAGGATTTACATCGGACTTATAGATCGTCTACCAAAGACGACTGATGGAAGCGAGACTCGAATTTAGACTTTTTGAAAGAAGCACTTGAATCTTATCAACTGAACCAGCTCCCGTAATTGACTACTTTAGTAAggttttctcttttgaatattGGTAATAAGCATTTTGTAACTACTTTTGGAATTGCAATCAAAttcaactaaaatttaaataagtaaaaaaagtaatgaaaattgatttttggagttacatttaacaaaaatatgagcAATATGGGGGGAAAGTGTTTATTGCCCATTGTAAGGAGATACCTTGATTGGTGTTGAAGATTGACATTCTATGTAAAAATTCAACATTCATTACGTGGTTCAACTATATACTTACATCCGTGAGCAATTAAGAATTTGactatatgaaaattttaagtttacaaCATATTTACACTATCAAAAAAGACCCAAGTTTGAGTATAAATTTGCACAAGCCTCTAGACTAGAGATTAATATGAGCTATATCTTTAACAAGTAGTTGAATGGTTAAGGTGATACTAcgatgacaaaatattttttataaccaTTGGGTTTATAAAGTTATTACTCCATTTATTATCATATGAGTTCAACActaacacaattttttatttaaaagttaaaaccaacACTTAATACGTTAgttccataaaataaataataaaaaaacactagAACGTTAGTTTTTAataccttcttttttctttttcctttttttttgagattgattgcctttaattaatgtgaaaaatattgtaatcctaaacttattaaaatattgcaaaaaaaggTGTGCAATTTATTGAATTTCTAAAGTACGTCAGGCATAAAACTTAATCCCCAAATTACCCTTCCCGCCCGTTTCCCGCGCTAAGCTTAAGCATACGAGATAGAAAAACGGAATAATACTACAGGAGTTAAGATAACATCAGATCAAATGACGACAACCCACTATGATGATCATGATAATCCCAACGACGCTCCTTTCTCCTGACCCCACCTCTCTGACTAGTAGGCCCCACCTCCTTCCCCACTTTTAAGAATCTACCTGTCCTCCATTACCCGCAAATCAATGCcccaaactttttttaaaatttcaaaaaacactaacaaataaataaataatttatttttcgaaaacaaaaccataaattcaaaccccccccccccccactatATATAAGCCTCAGTTTCGTTTGCTTCACATTTCGTAGTCTATATTGTATAAAACCtcagaaacacaaaaaacactCACAGTCTCTCCACTCTCACAAAAATGCGCCAAGCCTGTGTTACTCTGTATCCGGCGCTCCTCGCCGTTACAGTGCTATTCTTTCTGAGCCCTACGCTTGCGTGGCGTCCATGGCCCCACAACAAAACCAACGCTCAAGATTCAATCTTCGGAGACTCGAAGAAATTCGAGGGCTCATCGGAGTTTGTCCACTTGAAATACCACATGGGACCTGTCTTAACCGCCAACATAACCGTCCACACAATCTGGTACGGCACGTGGCAGCGCAGCCAGAAGAAGATCATCCGCGAGTTCATCAACTCGATCTCAGCCGTCGATTCTCGGCACCCTTCGGTCGCTGGGTGGTGGAGGACCGTACAGATGTACACGGACCAAACCGGCTCGAACATTTCCAAAACGGTGCGTTTGGGGCAGGAGAAGAACGACAGGTTTTACTCGCACGGAAAGTCGCTCACGCGCCTATCCATTCAGAGCGTGATTAAGAGCGCCGTAACGGCCAGGACGAAGCCGTTACCGGTTAACGCGAAAAGCGGTTTGTATCTGTTGCTCACATCTGATGACGTGGTGGTTCAGGATTTTTGCGGACAAGTTTGTGGGTTCCACTATTTTACATTCCCGTCGATCGTGGGGTACACGCTCCCGTACGCGTGGGTGGGGAACTCTCAGAAGTTTTGCCCAGGCGTGTGTGCTTACCCGTTCGCCGTACCGAATTATATCCCGGGGCTGAAGCCGCTAAAGTCACCGAACGGTGACGTGGGTGTTGATGGCATGGTGAGTGTGATTGGGCATGAGATTGCTGAGCTGGCAACGAACCCGTTGGTGAACGCATGGTACGCTGGGCAAGACCCGAGTTTCCCAGTAGAGATTGCTGATTTGTGTGAAGGTATCTATGGTACCGGTGGTGGTGGGTCTTACACTGGACAACTATTCAACGGTGAGGATGGTGCCACGTTTAACATGAATGGGATCAGACGGCGGTTCTTGGTTCAGTGGGTTTGGAATCACGTGGTTAATTATTGTTCTGGACCAAATGCGCTTGATCAgtaatagtaatagtaataCCACTGGTCCATCAccactctctctatttttcgtgtatttgggttttttttttttttttttttggtgtttttattaaatgggggtttgggttttggcgaggtttgttacttttgttaatgttttttatttagttaagaTTAGTTAAGTTTGTTAATTCTGTAATAAGCATATTGTTATTActataaaaattattgtatacgATCTTTGTATACAGATAGATGGTGTTCCCGCCTCATTTTTAAGTGAGTTAGGTGGTGATGGTGCTGAGCTTAAAAGATACATATTTTTATCGTTATAGAATTAAATTTTACATTGCATTGTGGGTGGCCCACTTTACTATAGAAGTTATGGGGCCGTAGGTTTTTGGTGCTGGAATCGACAAAGACAAAGACGAGAAAAGAGGATTTTGTATGCTCTCTCGTGTGGTCATtcattcttttgattctttacTGTTTGGAGTTATATTATGTTCTCTATTTATACTGTGCTGCTTATGATTTTTAGGTTTATAGTACGTTTTTTCTCTTGGTTTGGCTTGCTTATAATGCACGTCAGACACGACACATGATTTTGATACAATCGACTTGAGTATTAGACGGAAGTTCtgtcctctatatatatatatatatatatatattgtttatatttgttttgtttctttcatgATTTAATGTCAATTATTTGCCATTATTTCACTATATGTAACTTGTAGTGAAATTTCATATCTCTCgattttgatttggatttgacTCCATTTTCTGTTTTCATTTCAATTAGGGTGCATCCAAATTATGTTGGTGATGCATGATTATCTTATGCATTCGATATGTGTACCTATTCGATATATGTACCTATCATGTATCTATCATCTTTCTTAGAGTACGTGGATGTCATGCAATTGTGAAA is part of the Quercus robur chromosome 9, dhQueRobu3.1, whole genome shotgun sequence genome and harbors:
- the LOC126699325 gene encoding protein EXORDIUM-like 3, whose product is MRQACVTLYPALLAVTVLFFLSPTLAWRPWPHNKTNAQDSIFGDSKKFEGSSEFVHLKYHMGPVLTANITVHTIWYGTWQRSQKKIIREFINSISAVDSRHPSVAGWWRTVQMYTDQTGSNISKTVRLGQEKNDRFYSHGKSLTRLSIQSVIKSAVTARTKPLPVNAKSGLYLLLTSDDVVVQDFCGQVCGFHYFTFPSIVGYTLPYAWVGNSQKFCPGVCAYPFAVPNYIPGLKPLKSPNGDVGVDGMVSVIGHEIAELATNPLVNAWYAGQDPSFPVEIADLCEGIYGTGGGGSYTGQLFNGEDGATFNMNGIRRRFLVQWVWNHVVNYCSGPNALDQ